In a single window of the Diospyros lotus cultivar Yz01 chromosome 10, ASM1463336v1, whole genome shotgun sequence genome:
- the LOC127811906 gene encoding senescence-specific cysteine protease SAG39-like, whose product MCQLRHEQWMARYGREYKDADEKAKRYRIFKANVERIESFNKAGHSGYKLGVNQFADLTNDEFKLRNRFKSHVCSTVAPSFRYQNVTAVPATVDWRKKGAVTAIKDQGQCGCCWAFSAVAAMEGNNQLTTGKLISLSEQELVDCDTSGEDQGCNGGLMDDAFKFIKQNKGLTTEANYPYQGTDGTCNKNKAGNHAAKINGYEDVPANSESALQKAVANQPVSVAIDAGGSDFQFYSSGVFMGECGTELDHGVTAVGYGTDGDGTKYWLVKNSWGTSWGEEGYIRMQRGIAAKEGLCGIAMMASYPTA is encoded by the exons ATGTGCCAGCTGAGACACGAGCAGTGGATGGCTCGGTATGGGCGGGAGTACAAGGATGCTGATGAGAAGGCGAAACGTTACAGGATATTCAAGGCCAATGTGGAACGCATCGAGTCGTTTAATAAGGCAGGCCACAGTGGGTACAAGTTAGGAGTGAATCAATTTGCAGATCTTACGAATGACGAGTTCAAATTGCGAAACAGGTTCAAGAGCCATGTCTGTTCCACTGTTGCGCCGTCTTTCAGATACCAAAACGTGACTGCAGTTCCAGCCACCGTGGACTGGAGGAAGAAAGGAGCAGTAACCGCAATCAAGGACCAAGGCCAGTGTG gaTGTTGTTGGGCGTTTTCAGCTGTGGCAGCCATGGAAGGAAATAACCAGCTAACAACCGGCAAGCTCATCTCCCTGTCCGAGCAAGAGCTTGTCGACTGTGACACTTCAGGCGAAGATCAGGGCTGCAATGGTGGCCTGATGGATGATGCCTTTAAGTTcatcaaacaaaacaaaggaCTCACAACTGAAGCAAACTATCCGTACCAGGGTACAGACGGCACTTGCAACAAGAACAAAGCCGGAAACCACGCTGCCAAGATAAATGGGTACGAAGACGTGCCTGCAAACAGTGAGAGTGCCCTTCAAAAGGCCGTTGCTAATCAGCCAGTCTCGGTCGCCATCGATGCTGGGGGCTCTGACTTCCAATTCTACTCGAGTGGAGTCTTTATGGGAGAGTGTGGGACTGAGCTAGACCACGGCGTCACCGCCGTTGGCTATGGTACCGACGGGGATGGGACTAAGTATTGGCTCGTGAAGAACTCATGGGGCACATCATGGGGAGAAGAAGGGTACATAAGGATGCAGAGAGGCATTGCCGCCAAAGAAGGCCTTTGTGGCATTGCCATGATGGCCTCATACCCCACTGCATGA